A stretch of Podospora bellae-mahoneyi strain CBS 112042 chromosome 5, whole genome shotgun sequence DNA encodes these proteins:
- a CDS encoding hypothetical protein (antiSMASH:Cluster_8) yields the protein MKPSGRLADLCSRGGGCHQAAIGRMCVHGDTGQCGCAVASAEECESCESSLKLALGSGPAFSVVVFLLP from the exons ATGAAGCCCAGCGGCAGACTTGCTGATCTTTGcagccgtggtggtggatgccaTCAGGCAGCAATCGGACGTATGTGTGTCCATGGCGACACGGGACAGTGTGGTTGCGCTGTTGCTAGCGCCGAGGAGTGCGAATCCTGTGAGTCTTCATTGAAACTAGCTCTTG GCTCTGGACCAGCATTCAGTGTGGTGGTCTTTCTGTTACCATAA
- a CDS encoding hypothetical protein (antiSMASH:Cluster_8; EggNog:ENOG503PS37), giving the protein MNQLRLEPKIDYGPQLNVTVWLLISVSAIFLFTRLYLKNCHNRGLWWDDYFLLGSWVLLAAQAGLISDVVGLGYGRQVIPMEKFAFFPIRVNALSTLLIIANLWGKTSFALTLLRIPERWVRVGVWIILISLTGTLVLSAVMVWISCLDINLRGRCVPVEVSLRYNIFSCVFSATIDVVLAFLPWKFLWCLEMSIKEKVGVMIAMSMGVFAGAAAGIKSATLPAVHNGIDPTLAASVPLLIWGNAEAAICIMAASIPILRALARGTCRGQVPHGYETYEYRSAGMSEPRLTQSTFSRTAVMSLALPIQSPPALYSQKAPHVKEADNLDDTLISGSPVQSLTRKHKPEEDDADSFEMTNYGQSRPQSPQSIHTTDRPQSPLDFVGRNPVPR; this is encoded by the exons ATGAACCAGCTCCGTCTTGAACCCAAAATTGACTACGGGCCCCAGCTCAACGTCACCGTCTGGCTCCTTATATCAGTCTcggccatcttcctcttcacgCGTCTCTACCTAAAGAACTGCCACAACCGTGGCCTGTGGTGGGATGATTATTTCCTGCTAGGCTCCTGGGTCCTCCTTGCTGCCCAGGCCGGTCTTATTTCTGACGTTGTCGGCTTGGGATACGGACGCCAAGTCATCCCAATGGAAAAGTTTGCTTTCTTTCCGATCAGAGTGAATGCTCTCTCAACATTGTTGATCATCGCCAACTTATGGGGTAAAACGAGCTTTGCGTTGACACTGCTTAGAATCCCCGAGCGCTGGGTGAGGGTTGGTGTGTGGATCATTCTGATCTCGTTGACGGGGACGCTGGTGCTAAGTGCAGTCATGGTGTGGATAAGCTGTCTTGATATCAacttgagggggaggtgtgtTCCGGTAGAGGTGTCGTTGCGATACAACATTTTTTCGTGCG TCTTTTCAGCAACGATTGACGTTGTACTGGCGTTCTTACCATGGAAATTCTTGTGGTGCCTGGAAATGAGTATCAAAGAAAAAGTTGGCGTTATGATTGCAATGAGCATGGGAGTTTT CGCAGGCGCAGCAGCTGGTATCAAGTCTGCCACTCTCCCTGCCGTTCATAATGGGATCGATCCAA CCTTAGCTGCCAGTGTGCCATTGTTGATCTGGGGAAACGCCGAAGCAGCTATCTGCATCATGGCTGCAtccattcccatcctccgAGCACTCGCCAGAGGCACCTGCCGCGGCCAGGTACCCCACGGATATGAGACATACGAATATAGGTCAGCTGGCATGTCAGAGCCCAGGCTTACGCAGTCAACATTCAGTAGAACTGCAGTCATGTCTCTGGCATTGCCAATCCAGTCGCCACCCGCGTTGTATTCTCAAAAGGCGCCCCATGTTAAAGAAGCCGATAATTTGGACGACACCCTGATAAGCGGAAGTCCCGTGCAGTCATTAACACGCAAACACAAGCCCGAAGAGGACGATGCTGACAGCTTCGAAATGACCAACTACGGGCAAAGCCGCCCACAAAGTCCACAGAGCATACATACTACCGATAGGCCGCAGAGCCCGTTGGACTTTGTTGGGCGGAACCCAGTCCCGCGATGA
- a CDS encoding hypothetical protein (EggNog:ENOG503P88C; antiSMASH:Cluster_8; COG:S), whose amino-acid sequence MHRHQHSQRRVPSTREVIPGAPVNIVLKVDQPTGRTVSGLVKDVLTKGEHHRGIKVRLVDGRVGRVQSMASSPTSSTAGAGGDDALPDQGAPTTEFDIRERGGRRGRGRYHAGPTDWREEERPSEQVGLDAYIKPAKPKRGGKRSGSATATADIAQSLDEFSVAGQQTSTCPVCNDFTGDATAIAHHVDSHFDD is encoded by the coding sequence ATGCATCGCCATCAGCATTCCCAACGACGAGTCCCCTCAACCAGGGAGGTCATCCCGGGCGCGCCGGTCAATATCGTGCTCAAAGTTGACCAGCCCACAGGTCGCACCGTCTCTGGACTTGTCAAGGATGTGCTGACCAAAGGGGAACATCATCGCGGCATCAAGGTCAGGCTTGTTGACGGCCGCGTCGGGAGAGTACAGAGCATGGCATCTTCacccacatcatcaaccgctggtgctggcggcgatgacGCGCTACCAGACCAGGGAGCTCCAACAACCGAGTTTGACatcagagagagaggtggacgtagggggaggggaagataTCATGCTGGGCCGACAGATTGGCGGGAAGAGGAAAGACCCTCGGAACAGGTTGGACTGGATGCTTACATCAAGCCCGCCAAACCAAAGCGcggaggaaaaagaagcgggTCAGCGACAGCAACTGCGGACATTGCCCAGTCACTCGACGAATTCTCTGTGGCGGGACAGCAGACATCCACTTGTCCTGTTTGCAACGACTTCACTGGAGATGCAACAGCCATTGCGCACCATGTGGATAGCCATTTCGATGATTAA
- a CDS encoding hypothetical protein (EggNog:ENOG503NUT9; COG:F; COG:H), translating to MAKMNTGIAYVILIRRPSLQSFGRRRPCGVAIILTSKTVSPCRMAGSTVGFDGIVDGSDINWHHVSPLQFPSRATLQSWSHPTMTLHERIKSKTTRQGWVLPRQTTSFADPGAWTNVDCDVTPLNRRTWSAWTMFGYWFSDALNAQSWMAPASIIALGLTWREAIVCIIFGSLVCTVPLVLNGMVGARLHIPFPVAMRASFGWYFSRFAVVTRAITALFWHAIQTYTGSTAMTQIIRSIWPSYLDIPNNIPDSVGITTQGMISHLIFWLVQFPILLIPPHKLKWFFVAKCVLVITTSVAVVITMTSKAGGAGDIWNLPYGVHGTDRSWLILSSLSSITGGWATMATNIPDFTRYLKTDKGVYWQVAFLPGIQLMLGLFGIICCSASKVVYGKYIWDPLEIASHWDGPSGRAGAFFVGLCWVVAQIGTNLSANVISCANDIMCLWPKYLNIRRGVIITTVIAGWVMQPWKIIHSAQSLLAFMAGLGIFLAPIAAMLSADYWVVQKQMYDIPGLYRAHGRYRFNKWGTNWRAAVAFLISVVPSIPGMAASVDPSIKGTIGDADKLYFMFYFWGYTSAFLVYIGLSYFFPAPETHIAATIYEDSDIISAAEGLDKGDSELGDEKKMGEKEVVSSV from the exons ATGGCAAAGATGAACACAGGCATCGCTTATGTTATCTTGATCCGGCGGCCATCTCTGCAATCTTTTGGCCGCCGGCGCCCTTGCGGGGTTGCTatcatcctcaccagcaaGACAGTTTCACCATGCCGGATGGCGGGCTCAACCGTGGGCTTCGACGGTATCGTCGATGGCTCGGACATAAATTGGCATCATGTCTCACCTCTACAATTCCCAAGCAGAGCAACACTGCAGTCTTGGTCACACCCCACCATGACGCTCCACGAAAGAATTAAGTCCAAAACCACGAGGCAAGGTTGGGTTCTACCTCGTCAGACCACTTCCTTTGCCGACCCTGGAGCCTGGACCAACGTTGACTGCGATGTCACCCCCCTCAATCGTCGGACCTGGTCGGCATGGACCATGTTTGGATACTGGTTCAGTGATGCACTCAACGCCCAAAGCTGGATGGCACCCGCTTCCATCATCGCTCTCGGGCTCACCTGGCGTGAGGCCATTGTTTGCATCATCTTTGGCAGTCTCGTCTGTACTGTTCCCCTGGTGTTGAATGGCATGGTCGGTGCTCGGCTTCATATCCCCTTTCCCGTCGCGATGAGAGCCTCGTTTGGCTGGTACTTCTCCCGATTTGCAGTGGTGACAAGGGCTATCACGGCCTTGTTCTGGCATGCTATTCAGACTTACACCGGATCGACTGCCATGACACAGATCATCCGATCCATTTGGCCATCCTATCTCGACATTCCCAACAACATTCCAGATAGTGTTGGAATCACCACGCAGGGAATGATATCGCACTTGATCTTCTGGCTAGTGCAGTTTCCTATCCTGCTCATCCCGCCGCACAAGCTCAAGTGGTTCTTTGTAGCCAAGTGTG TGCTTGTCATCACTACCTCGGTTGCCGTGGTCATCACAATGACGTccaaggctggtggtgcAGGGGATATCTGGAACCTTCCGTATGGTGTTCATGGCACGGATAGATCATGGCTCATCTTGTCTTCTCTgtcctccatcaccggcggCTGGGCAACAATGGCGACCAACATACCCGACTTCACACGGTATCTCAAAACAGACAAGGGTGTCTACTGGCAAGTTGCCTTTTTGCCAGGCATCCAGCTCATGCTGGGACTCTTCGGCATCATCTGCTGCTCTGCTTCTAAGGTTGTTTATGGAAAG TATATCTGGGATCCTCTCGAAATTGCTTCTCACTGGGACGGCCCCTCTGGTCGGGCTGGCGCCTTCTTTGTAGGGCTCTGCTGGGTAGTAGCCCAGATTGGTACCAATCTTTCTGCCAATGTCATCAGCTGTGCCAACGACATCATGTGTCTTTGGCCCAAGTACCTCAACATCAGACGTGGAGTTATCATCACGACAGTAATTGCGGGCTGGGTCATGCAGCCTTGGAAAATTATCCACTCTGCTCAGTCTCTCCTTGCATTCATGGCGGGATTGGGAATTTTCCTGGCACCGATTGCAGCAATGCTCAGCGCAGACTATTGGGTTGTACAGAAGCAAATGTATGACATTCCGGGCCTATACCGAGCACATGGAAGGTACCGGTTCAACAAATGGGGTACGAACTGGAGGGCAGCGGTGGCATTTTTGATCAGTGTCGTGCCCAGCATCCCTGGGAT GGCTGCCTCTGTTGACCCGTCGATCAAAGGCACGATTGGGGACGCCGATAAGCTTTATTTCATGTTTTATTTCTGGGGATACACAAGTGCGTTTTTGGTATATATTGGCCTGAGTTATTTTTTTCCCGCTCCAGAGACACATATTGCCGCAACGATTTATGAAGATTCGGACATCATCTCAGCCGCGGAGGGTCTTGACAAGGGCGATTCCGAGCTCGGGGATGAGAAAAAGATGGGTGAGAAAGAGGTTGTGAGTTCTGTTTGA
- a CDS encoding hypothetical protein (COG:J; EggNog:ENOG503NUG3), which yields MAPALKTTLALQDAKPYAFECPTATTALIIIDIQRDFVDPGGFGSIQCGNDTVFSRARAIVPVVKKLLDAFRSFGGHVIHTREGHEPGLADLPAAKRLRQISNPVGHHSLGIGDQGPMGKLLIRGEYGHDIVDELTPWPDETVIDKPGKGSFWGTNIHRILLARGITHLIFAGVTTECCVSTTLRECADRGYQCIVLEDCTQGFDAQQMTTSLDIISGQDGLFGFVGNSPDFFQAIDRASAKALTQGLALTPPATPMGNKDSEPRFGFLPDESVPSVDQLLTDYRQSIRCPVEVIKSLYKRINQYKDVDPAVWIHLEPEANVLHAATKLVNKYKGKPLPSLYGIPFSVKDTIDVAGVPTTAACPSYAYTPQVSATAVRRVLDAGALFIGKVNLDQLATGLSGCRSPYGTPHSVFSDKHISGGSSSGSCVSVGERLVSFGLATDTAGSGRVPAAFNGIVGFKPTKGTVSARGLVPACRTLDTITVVAPSITEARKIWQVIAHHDPEDPYSKLPHTLPTWHIDYRGPRVGGFTFAVPPPTILKVCKKEYRELFSSAVSALQSCGGTLKEVDYTPFSAAGDLLYDGSLLHERIHCIGHRFLQSNLPDMHPVIRELFDKAMSNPPSVYDAFRDQALQARLTREVQGVFDVLKGGVDVLVVPTTTQHPTIKEMEADPLKLNSELGTFTHCANVVDLCGVSVPAGTWLWGKEGDERKMPFGITILSGSGYDAKVLDIAGVFEEEMMQRETFRL from the exons ATGGCACCAGCACTCAAGACCACTCTGGCTCTGCAAGATGCCAAACCCTATGCCTTCGAGTGTCCTACAGCAACGACTGCCTTAATCATCATCGATATCCAACGGGACTTTGTTGACCCCGGTGGTTTCGGCTCCATACAATGTGGCAACGACACCGTCTTTTCCAGAGCACGCGCAATTGTCCCTGTTGTCAAGAAACTGCTTGACGCCTTTCGATCGTTTGGAGGGCATGTAATTCACACGCGTGAAGGACATGAACCGGGTCTTGCTGATCTTCCTGCCGCCAAACGGCTCCGTCAAATTTCCAACCCGGTCGGTCACCATAGTCTGGGAATTGGTGATCAGGGACCCATGGGCAAGCTCCTCATCCGAGGAGAATATGGCCACGATATCGTGGATGAACTCACCCCCTGGCCGGATGAGACAGTCATTGACAAGCCAGGAAAAGGAAGCTTTTGGGGCACGAATATTCACAGGATCCTGCTTGCACGTGGAATAACCCATCTAATATTTGCGGGAGTAACAACAGA GTGCTGTGTCAGTACAACACTGCGCGAATGTGCTGACCGAGGCTATCAATGCATTGTGTTGGAGGACTGCACGCAGGGGTTCGATGCTCAGCAGATGACCACATCACTGGACATTATTTCGGGGCAAGATGGATTGTTTGGGTTCGTCGGCAACAGCCCAGACTTTTTCCAAGCAATCGACCGAGCATCAGCCAAAGCCTTGACCCAAGGGCTGGCACTGACGCCGCCTGCAACACCCATGGGAAACAAGGACTCTGAACCTCGCTTCGGTTTCCTTCCAGACGAAAGCGTTCCATCAGTCGACCAGTTGTTGACTGATTACCGACAAAGTATCCGGTGCCCCGTCGAAGTCATCAAGTCTCTGTACAAACGAATCAACCAGTACAAAGACGTGGATCCAGCGGTTTGGATTCACCTTGAGCCCGAAGCGAACGTGCTGCATGCAGCAACCAAGCTAGTCAACAAGTACAAGGGAAAGCCGTTACCATCATTATATGGTATTCCCTTTTCGGTCAAAGACACCATCGATGTCGCGGGAGTGCCAACAACAGCGGCCTGTCCGAGTTATGCATACACTCCTCAAGTGAGCGCTACAGCAGTCCGACGTGTGCTCGATGCCGGCGCGTTGTTCATCGGCAAAGTGAACCTTGACCAGCTAGCCACTGGCCTGTCTGGCTGCCGCTCCCCATATGGAACCCCCCACAGTGTCTTTAGCGACAAGCACATATCCGGTGGCTCTTCCTCTGGATCATGTGTTTCGGTCGGGGAGAGACTCGTGTCGTTCGGTCTCGCAACAGACACCGCTGGTAGTGGTCGAGTCCCAGCTGCATTTAATGGGATCGTTGGCTTCAAGCCCACCAAAGGGACTGTTTCCGCTCGCGGTCTTGTCCCGGCCTGCCGCACGCTCGACACAATTACCGTCGTTGCTCCCTCTATTACCGAGGCTCGCAAAATCTGGCAAGTCATTGCACATCATGACCCGGAGGATCCATACTCCAAACTTCCCCATACGCTTCCTACATGGCACATTGACTACCGAGGCCCGCGTGTTGGTGGGTTCACCTTTGCCGTTCCGCCACCAACAATCCTAAAAGTCTGCAAAAAAGAATACCGGGAGCTGTTCTCCTCTGCCGTCTCAGCACTACAATCATGCGGAGGTACGCTCAAGGAAGTAGACTacacccccttttctgctgctggagaCCTCCTCTACGATGGAAGTCTCCTACACGAGCGCATTCATTGCATTGGCCACCGGTTCCTACAGTCCAACTTACCCGACATGCATCCTGTGATCAGAGAGCTGTTTGACAAAGCCATGTCAAACCCCCCGTCGGTATACGATGCGTTCCGCGACCAGGCTCTTCAGGCGCGGCTGACAAGGGAGGTGCAAGGTGTCTTTGATGTGCTAAAAGGTGGGGTAGATGTGCTCGTGGTGCCGACTACCACGCAgcaccccaccatcaaggagatggaggctgaTCCGTTGAAATTGAATAGTGAGCTGGGGACTTTTACGCATTGTGCAAATGTGGTGGATTTGTGTGGTGTCTCGGTACCAGCAGGGACTTGGTTGTGGGGAAAAGAAGGTGATGAGCGGAAGATGCCTTTTGGCATCACAATTTTGAGCGGGAGCGGGTATGATGCAAAGGTTTTGGATATTGCCGGGgtctttgaggaggagatgatgcaGCGCGAGACTTTCAGACTATGA
- a CDS encoding hypothetical protein (EggNog:ENOG503P7QB; COG:S), with the protein MPAEDESSPLLPRPSSSLQTQTMASSAIFWKVAAISGATAVGFGAFGAHGLKKRIADPAKLASWGTAAQYQLIHSVALLMASGNPVAASLFTAGMTMFSGSIYALTLNPEKFKFLGPVTPIGGVCLIAGWLVLAFGKRGSPPRFPRF; encoded by the exons ATGCCTGCAGAAGACGagtcctctcctcttctccctcgacCTTCATCCTCTTTGCAAACCCAAACAATGGCAAGCAGTGCGATTTTCTGGAAAGTTGCTGCCATTTCTGGTGCGACCGCTGTCGGCTTCGGGGCCTTTGGAGCTCACGGTCTCAAGAAGCGGATTGCAGACCCCGCGAAACTAGCGAGCTGGGGAACTGCTGCCCAGTACCAG TTGATCCACTCTGTCGCGCTGCTCATGGCTTCCGGCAATCCAGTCGCCGCCTCACTCTTCACTGCCGGCATGACAATGTTCAGTGGATCCATCTACGCTTTGACGTTGAACCCTGAAAAGTTCAAGTTTCTGGGCCCGGTCACGCCAATCGGTGGAGTCTGTCTCATTgctgggtggttggtgttggctttTGGCAAGAGGGGAAGTCCTCCCAGGTTCCCGAGATTTTAG